From Humibacter ginsenosidimutans, a single genomic window includes:
- a CDS encoding glycoside hydrolase family 3 N-terminal domain-containing protein: MNSASSPSEPVAGGSDERDIAARGPRFSRRSVLAAGVGAAAGAALAGAGAASAFAAPASETAMSGFSLPWWLRLSPRQQVAQRVIFSYPGATPPDALLEGIAQGEVGGVIFFGENITSLTQIASVVAQLRAAQASSPVKEPLLLMTDQEGGYIRRLSGQEPVLSEKQIGLAADPDAAATAAGSGAAGALKNVGMNLNLAPVLDVFRTPGNFDDQWERSYSSDPVLAGRLGADFVRAQQGAGVAATAKHFPGLGAATADENTDLGPVTLTQGLSELRNVDEAAFSPAIKAGVKLVMASWATYPAIDATYPAGLSLRMIELELRARLGFSGVTITDALEAGALTAFGDTGNRALLAAKAGMDILLCSARDYSQGTDAVDALTTAVQKHTLDPLRFIASLQRVQNLRSRVS; this comes from the coding sequence TCGGCATCGTCACCGTCAGAACCAGTCGCCGGGGGCTCCGACGAGCGCGACATCGCGGCTCGTGGTCCCCGTTTCTCCCGCCGCTCGGTGCTCGCAGCCGGCGTTGGAGCCGCAGCAGGGGCTGCCCTCGCAGGAGCGGGTGCCGCTTCCGCATTCGCCGCGCCGGCATCCGAGACCGCCATGTCGGGTTTCTCGCTGCCCTGGTGGTTGCGGCTCTCACCGCGCCAACAGGTGGCGCAGCGGGTGATCTTCTCCTACCCGGGGGCGACTCCGCCTGATGCCCTTCTCGAGGGCATCGCACAGGGTGAGGTCGGCGGTGTCATCTTCTTCGGGGAGAACATCACCAGCCTGACTCAGATCGCGAGCGTGGTCGCGCAACTGCGAGCGGCTCAAGCATCCTCGCCGGTCAAAGAGCCGCTGCTGCTCATGACCGATCAAGAGGGCGGCTACATCCGTCGTCTCAGCGGGCAGGAGCCGGTGCTCTCCGAGAAGCAGATCGGTCTGGCCGCCGATCCGGATGCTGCGGCCACAGCGGCCGGATCCGGTGCGGCCGGCGCCCTGAAGAACGTGGGGATGAACCTGAACCTCGCGCCGGTGCTCGACGTGTTCCGCACCCCCGGCAACTTCGACGACCAGTGGGAGCGCTCCTACAGCTCGGATCCCGTGCTCGCCGGACGTCTGGGCGCAGACTTCGTGCGTGCGCAGCAGGGCGCGGGCGTCGCCGCGACGGCGAAGCACTTCCCGGGTCTTGGAGCCGCGACGGCGGACGAGAACACGGACCTCGGGCCGGTCACCTTGACCCAGGGGCTCTCGGAGCTGCGGAACGTCGACGAGGCCGCGTTCTCGCCCGCGATCAAAGCGGGGGTGAAGCTCGTCATGGCGTCGTGGGCCACGTATCCGGCGATCGATGCCACGTACCCGGCCGGCCTGTCTCTGCGGATGATCGAACTCGAGCTGCGCGCTCGGCTCGGCTTCAGCGGGGTCACGATCACCGATGCTCTGGAGGCGGGAGCGCTCACCGCGTTCGGTGACACGGGCAACCGAGCGCTTCTCGCGGCGAAGGCGGGCATGGACATCCTCCTGTGCTCGGCGCGCGACTACTCGCAGGGCACGGATGCGGTGGATGCCCTCACCACCGCGGTGCAGAAGCACACGCTCGACCCGTTGCGGTTCATCGCGTCGCTGCAGCGCGTGCAGAACCTTCGCTCTCGCGTGTCCTGA
- a CDS encoding PLD nuclease N-terminal domain-containing protein, giving the protein MVLYVLLLLLMLGALIDVIRIDESRVKYMHKIVWVLLIVFIPLVGIVLWFALGRSYEGASRPVRMPRRSRPASAPLGAPPMGTAHVTVQPVPSRDGRTTEQQLADLEREIEEDTRRRAALEQRKPEA; this is encoded by the coding sequence ATGGTGCTTTACGTGCTTCTTCTTCTGCTGATGCTCGGCGCGCTCATCGACGTGATCCGCATCGACGAGAGCCGCGTGAAGTACATGCACAAGATCGTCTGGGTGCTGCTGATCGTATTCATTCCGCTGGTCGGCATCGTGCTGTGGTTCGCGCTGGGCCGTTCGTACGAGGGTGCTTCGCGTCCGGTGAGGATGCCGCGCCGCAGCAGACCGGCATCGGCCCCGCTCGGTGCGCCCCCGATGGGCACAGCGCACGTCACCGTGCAGCCTGTGCCGTCGCGCGACGGGCGTACGACGGAACAGCAGCTCGCCGACCTCGAACGCGAGATCGAAGAGGACACCCGGCGCCGCGCCGCCCTGGAGCAGCGCAAGCCAGAGGCCTGA